Proteins from a genomic interval of Microbacterium abyssi:
- the purD gene encoding phosphoribosylamine--glycine ligase, which produces MKILVLGSGAREHAIILALKAEGARHELFASPGNAGIAADATLVTVDQLDGRAVTAFANEHSIDLVVIGPEAPLVAGVADALRERGIPVFGPGKAAAQLEGSKAFAKRVMDAAGVPTGRAVRAASAADVEAAFDDLGAPYVVKADGLAAGKGVIVTSDRAEALAHAAQFLPSGPVLVEEFLSGPEVSLFFLSDGDTVRALSPAQDFKRAFDGDEGPNTGGMGAYSPLPWLAEQFGSEREFVDLVTEQVALPVIRQLDAEGTPFIGLLYAGLILTPAGVKVIEFNARFGDPETQVVLPRLRTPLSELLLAAASGNLEAQPQPAFSDDVAITVVLASEGYPEAPHTGRQISGLSSAAKVDGVRIVHAATAGPDAPGGDLVATGGRVLNVVAVGSDFAAARAQAYEAMERISLDGAHFRRDIAARVAE; this is translated from the coding sequence GTGAAGATCCTCGTCCTCGGTTCCGGTGCCCGTGAGCACGCGATCATCCTCGCCCTCAAGGCCGAAGGCGCGAGGCACGAGCTGTTCGCGTCCCCCGGCAACGCCGGCATCGCCGCGGATGCCACTCTCGTCACGGTCGATCAGCTCGACGGCCGCGCGGTCACGGCGTTCGCGAACGAGCACTCCATCGACCTCGTCGTCATCGGCCCCGAGGCCCCGCTCGTCGCAGGCGTCGCGGACGCACTGCGCGAGCGCGGCATCCCGGTGTTCGGTCCCGGCAAGGCGGCCGCGCAGCTCGAGGGCTCGAAGGCCTTCGCGAAGCGCGTGATGGATGCCGCGGGCGTGCCGACCGGACGCGCGGTGCGCGCGGCATCCGCCGCCGACGTCGAGGCGGCGTTCGACGACCTCGGAGCGCCCTATGTCGTCAAGGCCGACGGGCTGGCCGCAGGCAAGGGCGTCATCGTCACCTCCGACCGCGCAGAGGCGCTCGCGCACGCAGCGCAGTTTCTCCCGTCCGGCCCGGTGCTCGTCGAGGAGTTCCTCTCCGGCCCCGAGGTGTCACTGTTCTTCCTGTCCGACGGCGACACCGTGCGGGCGCTCAGCCCCGCGCAGGACTTCAAGCGCGCCTTCGACGGCGACGAGGGTCCGAACACCGGCGGCATGGGCGCGTACTCGCCACTGCCGTGGCTCGCCGAGCAGTTCGGCAGCGAGCGCGAGTTCGTCGACCTGGTCACGGAGCAGGTCGCGCTGCCGGTCATCCGCCAGCTGGATGCCGAGGGCACCCCATTCATCGGACTCCTCTACGCCGGCCTCATCCTCACCCCCGCAGGCGTCAAGGTCATCGAGTTCAACGCCCGCTTCGGCGATCCCGAGACCCAGGTCGTTCTTCCCCGGCTGCGCACTCCACTGTCGGAGCTGCTGCTCGCCGCGGCATCCGGAAATCTGGAGGCCCAACCGCAGCCCGCGTTCTCAGACGATGTCGCGATCACGGTCGTGCTCGCCAGCGAGGGATACCCGGAGGCGCCGCACACCGGCCGCCAGATCTCGGGACTCTCTTCAGCGGCGAAGGTGGACGGCGTGCGGATCGTCCACGCGGCGACGGCAGGGCCCGATGCTCCGGGCGGCGACCTCGTCGCCACTGGCGGCCGCGTGCTGAACGTCGTCGCGGTCGGCTCGGACTTCGCCGCTGCGCGCGCGCAGGCGTACGAAGCGATGGAGCGCATCAGCCTGGACGGCGCGCACTTCCGCCGCGACATCGCCGCACGCGTCGCCGAGTAG
- a CDS encoding ROK family transcriptional regulator, with protein MAVHEKHRVGMASNLSAVGVGELFQLLRDGVPRTRAELAKSSGLARSTVAARVDELMRMGLIAPVADAASTGGRPPSQFALNPAAKVVVAADIGASHTTVAVTDLAGTILAERTGRMAVSLGPEPVLTWMVETTNALIAEAGLRHDQVAAIGVGVPGPVEYSTGRPAKPPIMPGWDGFDVPGWVQQHLQVPVLVDNDVNISALGERAAAWPATDHLIFVKVATGIGAGIISDGRLLRGAQGIAGDFGHVRVARGADVPCHCGNTGCLEALASGPAIARSLAARGIEAKDGNDVVELVKGGSLEAIQAVRQAGRDLGEVLTASVSLLNPSVISIGGAMARVGEHLIAGVREVVYTRSMPLATEHLAIVQSVTAGEAAVRGASMLAVEYALSPEILPQSFGFDG; from the coding sequence ATGGCCGTTCACGAGAAGCACAGGGTGGGAATGGCAAGTAATCTCAGCGCCGTCGGCGTCGGTGAGCTCTTCCAGCTGTTGCGAGACGGAGTGCCGCGCACGCGTGCGGAGCTGGCGAAGTCGTCGGGCCTCGCCCGGTCGACCGTGGCCGCTCGCGTCGACGAGCTCATGCGCATGGGCCTGATCGCCCCGGTCGCCGATGCCGCGTCGACGGGTGGTCGCCCGCCATCCCAGTTCGCGCTGAACCCGGCGGCGAAGGTGGTCGTGGCGGCTGACATCGGCGCCTCCCACACCACCGTCGCGGTGACCGATCTCGCCGGCACGATCCTGGCCGAACGCACGGGACGGATGGCGGTGTCGCTCGGGCCAGAGCCGGTGCTGACGTGGATGGTCGAGACCACGAACGCACTCATCGCCGAGGCGGGGCTCCGCCACGACCAGGTCGCCGCGATCGGCGTGGGAGTGCCAGGGCCCGTGGAGTACTCGACCGGCCGGCCCGCGAAGCCCCCGATCATGCCGGGGTGGGACGGCTTCGACGTCCCCGGCTGGGTGCAGCAGCACCTGCAGGTGCCCGTGCTGGTCGACAACGACGTGAACATCTCTGCGCTCGGCGAGCGGGCGGCGGCATGGCCCGCCACCGACCACCTCATCTTCGTCAAGGTCGCGACCGGCATCGGCGCCGGCATCATCTCCGACGGCCGGCTGCTGCGCGGTGCGCAGGGCATCGCCGGTGACTTCGGGCACGTGCGCGTCGCGCGCGGGGCGGACGTGCCGTGCCACTGCGGGAACACCGGATGCCTCGAGGCGCTGGCGTCCGGCCCCGCGATCGCCCGCTCGCTCGCGGCCCGCGGCATCGAGGCGAAGGACGGCAACGACGTCGTCGAACTCGTCAAGGGCGGGAGCCTTGAGGCCATCCAGGCGGTGCGGCAGGCCGGTCGCGACCTGGGCGAGGTGCTCACGGCATCCGTCAGTCTGCTGAACCCGTCGGTGATCTCGATCGGCGGCGCCATGGCTCGGGTCGGCGAGCACCTCATCGCCGGCGTCCGCGAGGTGGTCTACACGCGGTCGATGCCGCTCGCCACCGAGCATCTGGCGATCGTGCAGTCGGTCACTGCCGGTGAGGCCGCCGTACGCGGGGCCAGCATGCTGGCTGTCGAGTACGCGCTGTCGCCTGAGATCCTGCCGCAGAGCTTCGGCTTCGACGGCTGA
- a CDS encoding ABC transporter permease yields the protein MSVQTTPTASPGQAPDETISPLRRLLSGSVGRNLGLVLALLLLVVVGAVTSSNFLNFDNALVILRQASIIGVVSIGMTFVIISGGIDLSVGAVVALASVVASLAAIQDIAASSHWIVTVVVALLVGLGAGLINGVVIAYGKVAAFMATLAMMVGARGLAEILANNRTLVVSDRDFVRAMNVDLLGVDILIWIFAVVAVAGWFLLNRTTFGRRTVAIGGNPEAARLAGIKVKQHTMWLYGLVGLTTGIAALMYLGRTTAGTSTHGTLLELDVIAAVVVGGTLLVGGRGTITGTVFGVLIFATLSNVFVQNNLSSSVQSVAKGVIIVVAVLLQQRFAVGRVKKNRLRPAGQTPPAEVPSA from the coding sequence GTGAGCGTGCAGACCACACCCACCGCCTCGCCGGGACAGGCCCCGGATGAAACCATCTCGCCCCTGCGCCGGCTGCTCTCCGGATCCGTCGGCCGCAACCTCGGGCTTGTTCTGGCGCTGCTTCTGCTCGTCGTCGTGGGGGCCGTGACCTCCTCGAACTTCCTGAACTTCGACAACGCGCTGGTGATCCTGCGTCAGGCGTCGATCATCGGCGTCGTCAGCATCGGCATGACCTTCGTCATCATCTCCGGCGGCATCGACCTCTCCGTCGGGGCGGTCGTGGCGCTGGCATCCGTCGTCGCCTCGCTCGCAGCGATCCAGGACATCGCCGCGTCCAGCCATTGGATCGTCACCGTCGTCGTGGCGCTTCTCGTCGGCCTCGGCGCGGGACTGATCAACGGTGTGGTGATCGCGTACGGGAAAGTCGCGGCGTTCATGGCCACGCTCGCGATGATGGTCGGCGCGCGCGGACTGGCGGAGATTCTGGCGAACAACCGCACGCTGGTCGTGAGTGACCGTGACTTCGTCCGCGCCATGAACGTCGATCTGCTCGGCGTCGACATCCTCATCTGGATCTTCGCCGTCGTCGCGGTCGCGGGCTGGTTCCTGCTCAACCGCACGACGTTCGGGCGGCGCACGGTCGCGATCGGCGGCAATCCGGAGGCTGCGCGCCTCGCCGGTATCAAGGTGAAGCAGCACACGATGTGGCTGTACGGGCTCGTCGGCCTGACCACCGGCATCGCCGCCTTGATGTACCTGGGCCGTACCACGGCGGGGACGTCGACGCACGGCACCCTGCTGGAGCTGGATGTCATCGCCGCCGTCGTGGTCGGCGGAACGCTGCTGGTCGGCGGGCGCGGCACGATCACCGGCACAGTGTTCGGCGTACTGATCTTCGCGACCCTGTCGAACGTGTTCGTGCAGAACAACCTCTCCTCGTCGGTGCAGTCCGTAGCCAAGGGCGTGATCATCGTCGTGGCCGTCCTGCTGCAGCAGCGGTTCGCCGTCGGTCGCGTCAAGAAGAACCGGTTGCGGCCGGCGGGGCAGACGCCGCCGGCCGAGGTGCCGTCCGCGTAG